One genomic window of Micromonospora sp. WMMD1128 includes the following:
- a CDS encoding 3-keto-5-aminohexanoate cleavage protein gives MPLTPAELAADAVRCAEAGVAAVHVHPRDDGGVESLDPAVVAAALTAVRAVRPGLPVGVSTGAWIVPDPAARVAAVRAWTVLPDFASVNAHEPGAAEVAAALHERGVMVEAGLWTEAAVDAWRRWPTPTGRLLVECMAEPVEAALADATAILAALADATGILARRADTPAIDAGPPDGCPPVLLHGEGPATWPVFAEAVRRGLHTRIGLEDTLLLPDGSIAADNRTLVQAAQAQLTP, from the coding sequence GTGCCGCTCACCCCGGCCGAGTTGGCGGCCGACGCCGTGCGCTGCGCGGAGGCCGGGGTGGCGGCCGTGCACGTCCATCCCCGTGACGACGGTGGCGTCGAGTCGCTCGACCCGGCGGTGGTCGCCGCGGCGCTCACCGCCGTCCGGGCGGTCCGCCCCGGCCTGCCGGTCGGGGTGAGCACCGGCGCCTGGATCGTGCCCGACCCGGCCGCGCGCGTCGCCGCCGTCCGCGCCTGGACGGTGCTGCCCGACTTCGCGTCCGTCAACGCCCACGAGCCCGGGGCGGCGGAGGTCGCCGCGGCCCTGCACGAGCGTGGCGTCATGGTCGAGGCCGGCCTCTGGACGGAGGCGGCGGTGGACGCCTGGCGCCGCTGGCCGACACCGACCGGGCGGCTGCTCGTCGAGTGCATGGCCGAACCGGTGGAGGCGGCGCTCGCCGACGCGACCGCGATCCTCGCCGCGCTCGCCGACGCGACCGGGATCCTGGCTCGGCGCGCCGACACGCCCGCGATCGACGCCGGGCCGCCGGACGGGTGCCCGCCGGTGCTGCTGCACGGCGAAGGCCCGGCCACCTGGCCGGTGTTCGCCGAGGCGGTCCGAAGGGGCCTGCACACCCGGATCGGCTTGGAGGACACGCTGCTGCTACCCGACGGCAGCATCGCAGCGGACAACCGCACCCTGGTGCAAGCCGCCCAAGCCCAGCTCACCCCCTGA
- a CDS encoding amino acid ABC transporter permease, with amino-acid sequence MSSGSVLYDLPGPKAKLRNRILGIVAIVAIVALVAFIVYKFDQTGQFESRKWEQFQYAAVQREVLSGLWATLKAAAVATVLALLFGAVFASARLSDRWLLRNPATFVVELFRAIPLLILIFFGYYVPLQYGWPIDKFWALVIGLTLYNGSVLAEIFRAGINAVPYGQTEGAYAVGLRKNQVLRLILLPQAFRAMLPAIVSQLVVLLKDTALGFIITYPELLFAGKQIGGRLAFGLPYVPTYLIIAAIYISICGLLSVLAWWLQKRLTRLPRSAAKPVPSTQTDGGTGATQLI; translated from the coding sequence ATGAGTAGCGGCAGCGTCCTCTACGACCTTCCCGGCCCGAAGGCCAAACTCCGTAACCGGATCCTCGGCATCGTCGCGATCGTGGCGATCGTGGCTCTGGTCGCGTTCATCGTCTACAAGTTCGACCAGACCGGCCAGTTCGAGTCCCGCAAGTGGGAGCAGTTCCAGTACGCCGCGGTGCAGCGGGAGGTCCTCTCCGGACTCTGGGCGACGCTGAAGGCCGCCGCTGTCGCGACCGTGCTGGCGCTGCTGTTCGGTGCGGTCTTCGCCAGCGCCCGACTCAGCGACAGATGGTTGCTCCGGAACCCGGCCACCTTCGTGGTGGAGCTGTTCCGGGCCATCCCGCTGCTGATCCTGATCTTCTTCGGCTACTACGTGCCGCTGCAGTACGGCTGGCCGATCGACAAGTTCTGGGCGCTCGTCATCGGGCTGACGCTCTACAACGGCTCGGTGCTCGCGGAGATCTTCCGCGCCGGCATCAACGCCGTGCCGTACGGGCAGACCGAGGGCGCGTACGCGGTGGGCCTGCGCAAGAACCAGGTGCTGCGGCTGATCCTGCTGCCGCAGGCGTTCCGGGCCATGCTCCCGGCGATCGTCAGCCAACTCGTCGTGCTGCTCAAGGACACCGCGCTCGGCTTCATCATCACGTACCCGGAACTGCTCTTCGCCGGCAAGCAGATCGGCGGCCGGCTCGCGTTCGGCCTGCCGTACGTCCCGACGTACCTGATCATCGCGGCCATCTACATCAGCATCTGCGGCCTGCTGTCGGTGCTGGCCTGGTGGTTGCAGAAACGGCTGACCCGGCTGCCGCGCAGCGCGGCCAAGCCGGTGCCGTCGACCCAGACCGACGGGGGCACCGGCGCCACCCAGCTGATCTGA
- a CDS encoding amino acid ABC transporter permease, with the protein MGEFFRVLTDNAELFRDGFINTVKLFLIAGVGSLVLGTLLGAMRVSPVPALRAFGATYVNLVRNTPLTLVFAFLVFAVPKLDVNIDYFPSACIALTVYTSAFICEVIRSGVNTVATGQAEAARALGMTFSQVLTLIVLPQALRAMVPPLMSVLIAMLKNTTIAAGFSVLEAGAIPAYMAERGEPQFVVLTWIVIGFLILIIPLVFLQRFLERKWAVAR; encoded by the coding sequence ATGGGCGAGTTCTTCCGCGTCCTGACGGACAACGCGGAGCTATTCCGCGATGGGTTCATCAACACCGTCAAGTTGTTCCTGATCGCCGGCGTCGGCAGCCTCGTCCTCGGCACGCTGCTCGGCGCCATGCGAGTGTCGCCGGTCCCCGCCCTGCGGGCGTTCGGCGCCACCTACGTCAACCTGGTCCGCAACACCCCGCTGACCCTCGTGTTCGCGTTCCTCGTCTTCGCGGTGCCGAAGCTGGACGTGAACATCGACTACTTCCCGAGCGCCTGCATCGCGCTGACCGTCTACACCTCGGCGTTCATCTGCGAGGTGATCCGCTCCGGCGTCAACACCGTCGCCACCGGCCAGGCCGAGGCTGCCCGGGCGCTCGGCATGACGTTCAGCCAGGTGCTCACGCTGATCGTGCTGCCGCAGGCGCTGCGGGCCATGGTCCCGCCACTGATGAGCGTGCTCATCGCCATGCTGAAGAACACCACGATCGCCGCCGGTTTCTCCGTGCTGGAGGCCGGCGCCATCCCGGCGTACATGGCCGAACGGGGTGAGCCGCAGTTCGTCGTACTCACCTGGATCGTGATCGGCTTCCTCATCCTGATCATCCCGCTGGTGTTCCTCCAGCGGTTCCTCGAGCGCAAGTGGGCGGTGGCCCGATGA
- the rny gene encoding ribonuclease Y — translation MSAFDVVLLVVVLLLVALVVGAVLFGVRTLKRLSLAPAPEDPAFIAEKDRQEQSLAALRSAADEANSTIDVAKSAASAARAEAAAAKAEAKAARAEARRVLDDARAEADTVLERAHKQAEADADQLRTTARRSGEREVAVLAATTREQAAEVERRAARMDERERMHTEEVERLAERERQLTAATAALAAREAALAERERALTEVEEQRRRELERVAGLTADTARAELVESIEGQAKREAALLVREIESEARGTAEQRARHIVVDAIQRVASEQTAESVVSVLHLPGDEMKGRIIGREGRNIRAFESVTGVNLIIDDTPEAVLLSCFDPVRREVGRLTLEKLVLDGRIHPHRIEEVYDLARQEVEELCHRAAEDALVEVGITEIHPELVTLLGRLRYRTSYGQNVLKHLVETAHIAGTMAAELRLDVPTIKRCAFLHDIGKALTHEVEGSHAIIGADLARKYGEAEDVVHAIEAHHNEVPPQTIEAVLTQASDACSGGRPGARRESLEAYVKRLERIEEIAAGKLGVEKVFAMQAGREIRVMVKPDDVDDIGAAVLARDVAKQIEEELTYPGQIRVTVVRESRVTEIAR, via the coding sequence ATGAGCGCCTTCGACGTGGTCCTCCTCGTGGTGGTCCTGCTGCTTGTCGCGTTGGTGGTCGGCGCGGTGCTGTTCGGCGTGCGTACGCTCAAGCGGCTCAGCCTGGCCCCCGCGCCGGAGGACCCGGCCTTCATCGCGGAGAAGGACCGGCAGGAGCAGTCCCTGGCCGCGCTCCGCAGCGCCGCCGACGAGGCGAACAGCACCATCGACGTGGCGAAGTCGGCCGCGTCTGCCGCCCGCGCCGAGGCGGCTGCCGCGAAGGCCGAGGCGAAGGCTGCCCGGGCGGAGGCCCGGCGGGTGCTCGACGATGCCCGGGCCGAGGCCGACACCGTGCTGGAACGGGCGCACAAGCAGGCCGAGGCGGACGCCGACCAACTGCGCACCACCGCGCGGCGCAGCGGCGAACGGGAGGTGGCGGTGCTCGCCGCCACCACCCGGGAGCAGGCCGCCGAGGTGGAGCGACGGGCAGCCCGGATGGACGAGCGGGAGCGGATGCACACCGAGGAGGTGGAGCGGCTGGCCGAGCGGGAACGGCAGCTCACCGCCGCCACGGCCGCGCTCGCCGCCCGGGAGGCCGCGCTTGCCGAACGGGAGCGCGCGCTGACCGAGGTGGAGGAGCAGCGCCGCCGCGAGCTGGAACGGGTGGCCGGGCTGACCGCCGACACGGCTCGCGCCGAGCTGGTCGAGTCGATCGAGGGACAGGCGAAGCGGGAGGCCGCGCTGCTGGTCCGGGAGATCGAGTCCGAGGCGCGGGGCACCGCCGAGCAGCGGGCCCGGCACATCGTGGTGGACGCCATCCAGCGGGTCGCGAGCGAGCAGACCGCGGAGAGCGTGGTCAGCGTGCTGCACCTGCCCGGCGACGAGATGAAGGGCCGGATCATCGGCCGGGAGGGGCGCAACATCCGCGCCTTCGAGTCGGTCACCGGCGTCAACCTGATCATCGACGACACGCCCGAGGCGGTGCTGCTCTCCTGCTTCGACCCGGTCCGGCGGGAGGTCGGCCGGCTCACGCTGGAGAAGTTGGTGCTGGACGGCCGGATCCACCCGCACCGGATCGAGGAGGTCTACGACCTGGCCCGGCAGGAGGTGGAGGAGCTGTGCCACCGGGCCGCGGAGGACGCCCTGGTCGAGGTGGGCATCACCGAGATCCACCCGGAGCTGGTCACCCTGCTGGGCCGGTTGCGCTACCGGACGTCGTACGGGCAGAACGTGCTCAAGCACCTGGTCGAGACCGCGCACATCGCCGGCACCATGGCGGCCGAGCTGCGACTGGACGTGCCGACCATCAAGCGCTGCGCGTTCCTGCACGACATCGGCAAGGCGCTCACCCACGAGGTGGAGGGCAGCCACGCCATCATCGGCGCCGACCTGGCCCGCAAGTACGGCGAGGCCGAGGACGTGGTGCACGCCATCGAGGCGCACCACAACGAGGTGCCGCCGCAGACCATCGAGGCGGTCCTGACCCAGGCGTCGGACGCCTGTTCGGGCGGGCGGCCGGGGGCGCGGCGGGAGAGCCTTGAGGCGTACGTCAAGCGGCTGGAGCGGATCGAGGAGATCGCGGCCGGCAAGCTCGGCGTGGAGAAGGTCTTCGCCATGCAGGCGGGCCGGGAGATCCGGGTGATGGTCAAGCCGGACGACGTGGACGACATCGGCGCGGCGGTGCTGGCCCGGGACGTGGCGAAGCAGATCGAGGAGGAGCTGACCTATCCGGGGCAGATCCGGGTGACTGTGGTGCGCGAGTCCCGGGTCACCGAGATCGCCCGCTGA